The Verrucomicrobiia bacterium genome window below encodes:
- a CDS encoding HEAT repeat domain-containing protein, whose amino-acid sequence MRRCPLTLPPLLVLIASLLPACVGGHAAPPERLELKPGDPIALIGNALADRMQHSGHFETLVVAGAPERELVFRNLAVAGDEVVTRHRSENFGSPDEWLARVKADVVLAFFGFNESFKGPEGLPGFRRDLEAFIRHTRAQNYSGRGAPRLVLVSPIAAEKVPDPDIQDPAPINANLRLYTDAMAAVARDNDVQFVNLFDPSLALYAEAASGNQALTFNGFLLTDAGDRAMAPVLYRALFGVEPPGGDRERLRAAINEKNAQWHARYRTVDGYNVYGGRSALAYQPDKGPFISDRNPPPPYISNYQVMQEEMTVRDTLTANRDRWIWAVARGENPEIDDSNLPPVTKVPTNKRGTNPDGSFTFLGAEEAISRMTVHDGMKVNLFASEEQFPELRNPVQMAWDTRGRLWVAVWPNYPERTPDSTEGDSLLIFEDTTGDGRADRMTRFIGDLNCPTGFQFYKDGVLLMQAPDLWFIRDVDGDGRADWKERVLMGMDSADSHHTANALCLDPGGSVYLSDGVFHRTQVETARGPVRNDDGAIYRFEPRTGRFETYVAYGFANPHGRVFDYWGNDLITDATGNNTYFGPAFSGHIDYPAKHSGMREFWDRPSRPCPDTGILSSRHFPDEFQGNFLNLNVISFLGIFRVQVNEEGSGLKGETLPHLISSTDPNFRPIAISIGPDGAIYFSDWHKPLIGHMQHHLRDPNRDSIHGRIYRITYEERPLLTPPKIHGQPVPHLLDLLKEPENGTRQLAKVELGARPTPEVIAALRSWVETLDPKDPAHEHHMMEALWVHQWHNVVDRDLLQRMLNSEEPRARAAAARVLCYWRDRVPDALALFRKLAEDPEPRVRLEAVRAASFYRDPEAVDVALAIRKQPTDYYLNYTLGETMRQLEPVWRAAIASGAPIARDNPVGFAYLIDRLSTAELLKAPRTPEVLEALVFRADLNEADRSVALDRLARLRRTNRLTELLAAVDAAAGTNSPAAGPLARLLPLQNAPDLREVSGRLAALASGSPSPEVRQAAWAARALADGGFDRVWAEAAGSPAALTDLVNGIPILTDADFRALALRRVLPLLGDLPPDLASALRDHPGTDARFVRIELPRRGTLTLAEVQVLSGGNNIATRGQARQSSVSNGGVASRAIDGRTDGSFGSGTQTHTVENEDQPWWEVDLGGSHPVDAVVVWNRNEGNLGRRLDGFTLTVLDPQRREVFQAKGIAAPTESVSVPVGGDPLAALRRAAIRASVSMNSEPEAIFASLTGLIGRGEQVPEATRALRTLPRATWPKDQAAAAARGLGAWARAVPASDRSSQDFVETVQAAGDLAGFLPSPEAAALRRELRELGVSVFVLRTVREQMRYDTPRLVVETGKPFEVILENDDFMPHNLVFVPPGMRERAAVASENMRPDELDSEGRAYIPAGVPVLAATRMLDAGRRETLKLTAPATPGDYEYVCTFPGHWTLMWGTLVVTDDVDAYLAAHPQVTVSGAPQAE is encoded by the coding sequence ATGCGACGCTGTCCTCTGACCCTGCCCCCGCTCCTCGTCCTCATCGCCAGCCTGCTTCCCGCGTGCGTTGGCGGTCACGCCGCGCCCCCGGAGCGCCTGGAACTCAAGCCGGGCGACCCCATTGCACTGATCGGCAACGCCCTGGCGGACCGCATGCAGCACAGCGGCCACTTCGAGACCCTTGTGGTGGCCGGAGCGCCGGAGCGGGAGCTGGTGTTCCGAAATCTGGCCGTTGCGGGGGACGAAGTGGTCACGCGTCATCGCTCGGAGAATTTCGGCTCACCCGACGAGTGGCTTGCACGGGTCAAGGCCGACGTGGTCCTCGCGTTTTTTGGATTCAACGAGTCGTTCAAGGGACCGGAAGGCCTGCCCGGCTTCCGGAGGGACCTGGAGGCCTTCATCCGGCACACCCGGGCGCAAAACTACAGCGGGCGCGGCGCCCCGCGCCTCGTGCTGGTCTCGCCCATCGCCGCTGAAAAAGTCCCGGACCCGGACATCCAGGATCCGGCACCAATCAACGCCAATCTCCGCCTCTACACCGATGCCATGGCCGCTGTGGCCCGAGACAACGACGTTCAGTTCGTCAACCTGTTCGACCCGTCCCTGGCCCTGTATGCGGAGGCGGCGTCCGGGAATCAGGCGCTGACCTTCAACGGATTCCTTTTGACGGATGCGGGGGATCGGGCGATGGCGCCAGTGCTGTACCGGGCCCTGTTTGGGGTCGAACCTCCGGGTGGCGACCGGGAACGCCTCCGGGCGGCCATCAACGAGAAGAACGCCCAGTGGCACGCCCGGTACCGCACCGTGGACGGCTACAACGTCTACGGCGGCCGCTCGGCACTGGCGTACCAGCCTGACAAGGGTCCCTTCATCTCGGACCGCAATCCACCGCCCCCGTACATCTCCAACTACCAGGTCATGCAGGAGGAGATGACCGTTCGCGACACCCTCACCGCCAACCGCGACCGCTGGATCTGGGCGGTGGCGCGCGGCGAGAACCCCGAGATTGACGACAGCAACCTGCCCCCGGTCACCAAAGTCCCCACCAACAAGCGCGGCACCAATCCCGACGGCTCGTTCACCTTCCTCGGCGCCGAGGAGGCCATCAGCAGGATGACCGTCCATGACGGGATGAAGGTCAACCTGTTTGCCAGCGAGGAGCAGTTCCCCGAACTGAGAAATCCCGTGCAGATGGCCTGGGACACCCGGGGCCGCCTGTGGGTGGCGGTCTGGCCCAACTACCCCGAGCGCACCCCCGACAGCACCGAGGGGGACAGCCTGCTGATCTTCGAGGACACCACCGGGGACGGCCGGGCCGACCGGATGACCCGCTTTATCGGCGACCTGAACTGCCCGACCGGCTTCCAGTTCTACAAGGATGGCGTGCTGCTCATGCAGGCGCCCGACCTGTGGTTCATCCGCGACGTGGATGGCGACGGGCGGGCTGACTGGAAGGAGCGCGTGCTCATGGGCATGGATTCCGCCGATTCGCACCACACGGCGAATGCCCTCTGCCTCGACCCGGGCGGGTCGGTCTACCTCAGCGACGGCGTCTTCCACCGCACGCAGGTGGAGACGGCCCGCGGACCCGTGCGCAATGACGACGGCGCCATCTACCGGTTCGAGCCGCGGACGGGACGGTTCGAGACCTACGTGGCCTACGGGTTCGCCAATCCGCACGGACGGGTGTTCGACTACTGGGGCAACGACCTCATCACCGATGCCACCGGCAACAACACCTATTTCGGGCCCGCCTTCAGCGGCCACATAGACTACCCGGCCAAACACTCGGGGATGCGCGAATTCTGGGACCGTCCGTCGCGGCCGTGTCCCGACACCGGGATCCTGAGCAGCCGCCACTTCCCCGACGAATTTCAGGGGAACTTCCTGAACCTGAATGTCATCAGCTTCCTCGGCATTTTCCGGGTGCAGGTCAACGAGGAGGGCTCGGGATTGAAGGGCGAGACCCTGCCCCACCTGATTTCCTCAACCGATCCCAATTTCCGCCCGATCGCCATCAGCATCGGACCCGACGGGGCGATCTATTTCTCTGATTGGCACAAGCCGCTGATCGGCCACATGCAGCATCACCTCCGGGACCCCAACCGGGATTCCATTCATGGCCGCATCTACCGGATCACATACGAGGAACGGCCGCTGCTGACACCGCCCAAGATCCACGGCCAGCCGGTGCCGCATCTGCTGGACCTGCTCAAAGAACCGGAGAACGGCACCCGGCAACTGGCCAAGGTGGAGCTGGGCGCCCGCCCGACGCCCGAGGTGATCGCCGCGCTTCGCAGCTGGGTGGAGACCCTCGACCCGAAGGATCCCGCCCATGAGCACCACATGATGGAGGCCCTCTGGGTTCACCAGTGGCACAACGTGGTGGACCGCGACCTCCTGCAGCGGATGCTGAACTCCGAGGAACCACGTGCCCGCGCGGCGGCGGCCCGGGTGCTTTGCTACTGGCGTGACCGCGTGCCTGACGCCCTCGCGCTGTTCCGCAAGCTCGCCGAGGATCCGGAGCCGCGCGTCCGTCTGGAGGCCGTCCGCGCCGCCAGCTTCTACCGGGACCCCGAGGCGGTGGATGTGGCCCTCGCCATCCGGAAGCAGCCGACGGATTACTATCTGAACTACACGCTCGGCGAGACGATGCGCCAGCTCGAGCCGGTCTGGCGGGCCGCAATTGCCTCGGGCGCTCCCATCGCCCGGGACAACCCGGTCGGCTTTGCCTACCTGATTGACCGGTTGAGCACGGCCGAGTTGCTCAAGGCTCCGAGAACTCCGGAGGTGTTGGAGGCCCTGGTGTTTCGCGCGGACCTCAACGAGGCCGACCGCAGCGTGGCCCTCGACCGGCTTGCGCGGCTGCGACGCACCAACCGGCTCACCGAACTGCTGGCGGCTGTGGACGCCGCCGCGGGGACGAACTCCCCGGCGGCAGGCCCGCTCGCGCGGCTGCTGCCGCTGCAAAATGCACCGGATCTCCGGGAGGTCTCTGGACGGCTCGCCGCCCTGGCCTCCGGCTCCCCAAGCCCGGAAGTCCGCCAGGCCGCCTGGGCGGCACGCGCCCTGGCCGATGGCGGCTTCGACCGCGTGTGGGCCGAAGCGGCCGGTTCGCCGGCAGCGCTGACCGATCTGGTGAACGGCATCCCAATCCTGACCGATGCCGATTTCCGGGCCCTTGCCCTGCGCCGGGTGCTCCCGCTGCTGGGCGACCTGCCTCCGGACCTGGCGTCGGCCCTCCGCGATCATCCGGGGACCGACGCGCGATTCGTCCGCATCGAACTCCCCCGCCGCGGAACCCTCACGCTGGCCGAGGTGCAGGTGCTGAGCGGCGGCAACAACATCGCCACCCGAGGACAGGCCCGGCAGTCGAGCGTCTCCAACGGCGGCGTGGCCTCGCGGGCCATTGATGGGCGCACAGACGGCTCCTTTGGCAGCGGCACCCAGACCCATACCGTGGAGAACGAGGATCAGCCGTGGTGGGAGGTGGATCTGGGCGGGTCGCATCCGGTGGATGCCGTCGTCGTCTGGAACCGCAACGAGGGAAACCTGGGCCGGCGGCTGGACGGCTTCACGCTCACGGTGCTGGATCCACAGCGGCGCGAGGTGTTCCAGGCAAAGGGCATTGCGGCACCCACGGAGAGCGTGAGCGTCCCGGTGGGTGGCGATCCCCTGGCCGCGCTGCGCCGCGCGGCAATCCGGGCGAGTGTCAGCATGAACAGCGAGCCGGAGGCCATCTTTGCGTCGCTCACCGGCCTGATCGGGCGTGGGGAACAGGTCCCGGAGGCCACCCGTGCGCTGCGCACCCTGCCGCGGGCCACATGGCCGAAGGATCAGGCGGCCGCAGCGGCCCGTGGACTGGGGGCGTGGGCGCGGGCGGTTCCCGCGTCCGACCGGTCGTCGCAGGACTTCGTGGAGACCGTCCAGGCCGCCGGAGATCTCGCCGGCTTCCTGCCCTCACCCGAGGCCGCCGCGCTGCGCCGCGAACTGCGCGAACTCGGCGTCTCGGTTTTCGTCCTGCGCACCGTCCGCGAACAGATGCGCTACGACACCCCGCGGCTGGTGGTGGAGACCGGCAAGCCCTTCGAGGTGATCCTCGAGAACGACGACTTCATGCCGCACAACCTGGTGTTTGTGCCGCCCGGCATGCGGGAGCGGGCCGCGGTGGCTTCAGAGAACATGCGCCCCGACGAGCTCGACTCCGAGGGCCGCGCGTACATTCCTGCCGGGGTTCCGGTGCTCGCCGCGACCCGCATGCTGGATGCCGGCCGCCGCGAAACCCTCAAACTGACCGCCCCGGCGACTCCGGGCGACTATGAGTACGTCTGCACGTTCCCCGGCCACTGGACCCTGATGTGGGGCACCCTGGTCGTCACGGATGATGTGGACGCCTATCTCGCGGCACACCCGCAGGTGACCGTTTCCGGGGCGCCTCAGGCCGAATGA